From the Pleurodeles waltl isolate 20211129_DDA chromosome 6, aPleWal1.hap1.20221129, whole genome shotgun sequence genome, the window TCTGGATAGCAATGCCGTCTGCACAATTGTATACTGTAGAAAGGACTTCCGAATGGGAAAGATTTTAGATTAGCAGAATCTCTTGACATACTTGCCTTTATTAATTAAGAATAACGTCTGGCACATTAAACACTTAATATTCAAGCAATACAGCACCCACTACAAACTCCATCTCTATAGGAGATGTCAGTAGGTGTTACATAGTAAGCAATTCAATACTACTGGTTACATTGAACTCAGAATGACGCAAGCCCTATTTGGCCCTTTTCACTTTGCAGACATGTATCAGGAGTACATAAAACATAAGATCCATCTTAACCTTGTTCTTTTACCTTACTGTGCCATCAGCCAGATGTGATGTGCATGATGGGAGGGTTCTTAAACACTAATCTTGCATTCAAAGACCAAAAAGCTGAAGGATATTTAAAGGGAAACTACATATTTCTCCAATGGATACATAGCTGTCTTTCACAATATTGTACTGATATATCTTTAATAAAAAAGCATACAGACTTAGTTGCATATTTAGAGTGTCACAGGGCTTCTGGCAATTTGTTGTTGCCATCTTTAATTTACTTGCTTGGAGCCTCAGTTGTTAGAACTTACTCTTTCATATTTGTTATAGCTTTTTCTGGTATTCAGATGTCAAGTTACTTTTTTCTCCAGGTATGAGAATGAGCTGTTCTTGCGCCAGAGCGTGGAGGCTGACATCAATGGGCTGCGCAAGGTGCTTGATGAGCTGACTGTGGCCAAGTGTGACCTTGAGGCAGAGGTAGAGAGCCTGACAGAGGAACTGGCTTGCCTCAAGAGGAACCACGAAGAGGTAAGAGCAATGTGACATGAAAGTGCAGGTATTAACGTAGATGGAATCCAAAACTTGTGTTACACCTGTTTGAAATGTGATTTCTGATTCATCAAAGTTTGCCCTTAGTTGTGTGTCTACTGTAAAAATGCTTTTGTAATTTGTTTTGAACTAACTTTCTTTAAAGGGTTGGTACACAATCTCATACAGGAAACTGAATTTTGCTAATAGCTGAGAACATTTATCACACTTTGACTATTTTCGGTCGTTTTTGTATGAAAAGGGCCAAATGATTCCCATTTCTCATGCCAGGGATGATATATACAAGGAGTTAGTGCAACAGAAAGCCAGTTCTTAACACCTTGGCCGACAATTGACCTACGGCCAATGCACTGACATGTATCTTATTGTCTAACATGTGTGTTTCTACTCTAGATCTAAGAAAAACATATCTTGTGGTTCTCGTGAGGACTTTAGCCTTGGAGGCACTTTTGTTTCTTAACCTGTTGCAGTCCTGGCCACGTTTCAGATATTTAGTTTTTGATGATTCTGGAGAGAGGATATGTTGAAAGGGTGGACTATAATTCAGCCAAATAATTCAATCATTTTCAGAAGCCATGGGGACAAATCAGATTGGTAAACAAGGAAAGTGTAAATGTATTAGATTAGAAAACATTATTATACATATGATTCTGATGTCATCAAAATGGAGACTTTCAGTATTAAGTGGTTTGGGCACATGGGGAGAAAGCATCTGGGATACGAGTGCTCAGCAATGGAGTTTGAAACTCATGAATTCGAATTCAGAGGCCTGATTACTGTACTACCTCTTTTTCCTAGGGCACAtatccttcttcttcttctaagaCGATATCTTCATTCTGTAGGTGATGTGTACTTGTAATTGAGTTCATCACCTGCCATGCATTTTTTGGTAGTCCATATTACCTTTTTTTCTACTAGAGTATATATATTTCTTGtgagacaaaaaaaaaacttaatttagCTAGTCTGGATTGCCTTTTTTATGCTATACTACAGTTTGTTCTTCTCGGTAGACCACATTGCCTTCTTAATAGGGGTTATCTTCTTCTGCTAGGTAACGTCACATGTTCCTGCTAAACCTTTTCTCCTAGACCACTTCTGCTTAATTAAGTTTGGACACATCTCCTTCTTCATGCTAGGCTAGATTTCCTTCGTACAGCATATCTCTGTCTGCGTTACCATATCTTGCTCCCTAATGATAGGCCACATCTCCTGTGTTCTGTTAGATCATATCTCCTACTGATAGATGAAACTATTTGACAGGTCTGTTTCAACTTCCTGCTAGATCATAGTCCCTCCAAACCACATTTTTTTCATACTAGTCCACACATTCTCCCAGCCTGTGTCAGGTCTTACAACTCATGAACTTACTGTTGTCTAATACAGCATTGGTTTTTCCATTACACTATACAACATTTTCTCAAACCTCAACTTTATATACTCTAAAATTCTAGCCAGTTTGTAAAAGCACTTCAAACATGCTGGTGCTATTAGCAGTAGATACCGTTTTTCAATTTTATGATACTAAATATACTAACATCAGAAGAGTGAAACACAGGGTTGGGCTGTGAAGGATTTTGAACATGTGGCTTGCGGGTTGCACCAGATATTAGCATCAAGCAATTAACCTGAGCCGTCTGCGTGCGTCTCCTTATCAGCACAACTTACAAAACTCTTGCTAAACAACATCACTTCCTATTTCTAGACTACAACCTCCTTGCAATTGTGTCTATTAAATCAGACACACCAATTCATCTGCTGCTGTCAAAGTGCTAAAATTTGCACTTAGGGCAATGCCCAAGGTGGCATTAAGAAAACAAAAGCAGTGCTACATTTTAAAGTACACACAGCCCCCTTGGAGAAGCAGATGGAGCTTCAAAACAGTAACAGTGTTCTGATATATAGGGGTATTTGACGTATGGTGATCTGCAGCAGCCAACTAGGTTAAGATTTGTTTACTGAACTTAACAATGGATGTGAATTAGTGGTGGCCAGGGATAGCAGCTGCATCCACTGACATACCCTTTGGTACTCCTATCACTGCTCTTGCCATCACTGATGTCAGGAATCAAAACAGAATGGGAGAAACAAACTAAATATAGTTCTAGGAGCCATTGTGATGTACAATCATTGACCTCCCACCCCATCTCACAAGCCAATCAGAGGTGCTAGAGGGGCCAAAGGTAGACTACTGGTCAAACCTGAGATGGCATTGGGGATCAAATGATGCATGACGTCACATCTGCTGCTTTGGGATTTTGGTGAGTTGACTTATACAAAATCAACCATAAAAATAGCAGAGAATAGTACCTTTTTATCCCTGCCTTCTTTTAACCCCGGTTAATACCCTGATTTCTTGCtattccccctgcaggaattgaaGGGAGTATTACGAGCCGAAGGACAGCTCAGCGTAAAGATGAATGCCGCCCCAGGCATCAACCTGTTGAAGCTCCTCAGCAACATGCGATGCCagtatgaggagatggcggaaaaGAATCGACAGGATGCCGAAGCAAAGTTCCTGGAAGCGGTGAGAAGGGGAGGGATGTCTTCTGGTCTGTGGGATAAGGAGTGAACCAAGGGAAACCTAGATATTTTCCAACATGCTAATGTACTCTGAAATACCTGCAAGGCTGTCGCCACGTCACTCCCATTTCAGACTCTACATAATATATCACTAATTATACCCAGGGCTTACCAGCCAAACAGGGTCCATATAGATCAGTCCGCTCTGATGCCTTGGGTTTGGAAAGATGTGTTCTTTAaatatgaatgtgcatatggtcgCTCCCTATGTGTAATGACAGAGACAATCTAAACTGCTGGAATGGAATACACCCCAGCAGAACTAgccatggctgagattaattcaagcagtctATCTGTCATTTTTTTGCTGTCTGAATATGTGAAAGTTACCTTTGCCCATGCTTTCTCTTAGAGCATTGCAATCAAGCAAGATATCTCTGCCGGGGCTGAGGAGGTACAGACCAGCAAGAGAGAGGTCTATGACTTAAAACGCTCCCTACAGGCCTTTGAAATTGACTTACAAGCAGCTCTGGCAATGGTAAGTTCTGTCAATTATTCAAGTTCTTTCTAAAGAGACTTTGCTGGTGAGAATTCTTTTCAAGCATAATTGATTCCCCGTTCTTTGAGGAAGGTCCCGTAGTGAAGACACTTACATACCTGCCAAGGTTCCTAGGTCCATACGTAGGTATCTGTCCCTGTCCAGTTCTTTGCTTTCCAGAGCACGTAGTACTGGTTTTATTATAGGAGAAAATATATctacaagtctcagaatgcaaagaaaaaatctGAGCTGCAGCAGCTAGTCACCATGGAGCCTGAAATCTTGTCAGAGCTGCGCCTATTAATATTAGTCAAAACTCTGTAACTGAATTGGATTTAATTCTCATTTTGGAAACCGTGGAAAGAGGGAAAtctaaatttgactttggaatcagGTGTTGACCCTCCAATCTGAATGTTTCTCATAGTAGCTGACGACTGAGCATTTCCATTAACAGCTCCAAGAGAAAATGTGATTTCTAATGCATACTTTGGAAGTTATCTTTGCCACATTATTTGAGCATTGAAGTAAAATTCCCTATGCCTAACCCTTCGGCAATACTCATTATAtaactttatttaatttatttacaatgCACATAAATGTAACGAATAAATTTAAGTTCCAGGCACCTATACACAAaattatacataaaataaaatataagcTATTCAAAGAATCATACAAATAATCAGAACATAAATTCAACATTTAAAACTGAGACAATTTATTTCCTCAAATAAAAGACACAAATCCCTAAATAACAGTGTTAGAGGAAAAGCGTAACTGGAGAGTAAGCTAGCAGTCGTCATGGCCATTGGCTATTATTTCAGTGTCTACTGTATCTGAAAGGAGTATATATGGTATGAATGAGAGTAAATGAGATTTGGATATTTTAAAACTAGTCTACATTTTGAAAGCCCAAACATACTGATAACATAAGGGTGGGGAGGAGGCATTAGGAGTGTTGAGACCCCTTGCTAAGACAGAGAGACTGGAGCTGACTCTGAGGCATTAGGAGTGTTGAGACCCCTTGCTAAGGCAGAGGGACTGacactggctctgagaaaccagggAAGAGTTGCAGAGGCAGTGGGATGGCTTTAGCATAGACACAGCTGCATCAGAAGCTTGAAGGGGGAGTAGTAAGTGCACTGAGTTCATACCATGAACTAGCGGAGCGTAGAGACTATTCCAAGGTTGCATTCAGAATGGGAATGGAAAGAAAGCATGAAGCGTGTAGCCATCTTCACAACATCTACCCTTTAATAATGCCTCCATGCTGCTTTAAAGGTACCCTAGACCATTCTTGGGCATGAGGCAGTACGCTCTAAGACCGCTAAGACCTATTGAATGTACTTAATCAGCAAATGCATATTTTTCTGATACTAATTCAGGGAAGTTCCACACCTATATGTACTTGATTGTAATACCTTTTCGGGACTTGTGGGAAGGGATGTATGCTAGACTCCTTCTTCATCACACTTGGCCAATTGCTGTCTTTAGAACATTCTATCACTTTGTGTCAGGtgaccctcttttctttttttaaacacagaaaatatCCCTTGAAGCCAACTTGGCAGAAACAGAGGGGTCCTACTGCCTCCAGCTGGCACACCTTCAAGAGAAGGTCAGTCATTTGGAGGAAGAAGTTGCAGGAATCAAGGAAGAGATGGAGAACAATATGGCTGAGTATGAGCAACTCCTGGATATCAAGAGCCGTCTGGAGAGGGAGATTGAGACCTACCGGTGCCTGCTGGAGGGTCAGGGAAGGTAAGAACATGTCTAATCCTGAATATCTACACTGTAGAAATATTTAGGTTCTGAACAAAGTCCTTCACCCTGGGTGCCTTTGGAGGGAAGAGAGGTGCCCTAAAGTTTCCAAGTAAGTGACACAGGGAACCCCTTGATAAAACCTTGTTAGAAACATATCATGTCACTAAACCCCAAACCTTGCTTGTAGAATGATTATAAGAGAGTCATGTGCATTTATGTTTCTTCCTTTCAGTGTCGAAAAAAAGACCAAGAGTTATGGCTCTCAGTCATCAAAAGGTAAGTGTCCCCTCTTTCTATTTGTTTTGTGAAAATGGCTGGTAATCAAAGTGGCGAGTATTCCCACCTGTGTGTTTTCCTAGTATAATAAAACTTAGCCACCGAAGGGTTCCTAtggaacatatagggcctgatttaagagaagtgcagcgccacttttcttgagcccctttgcGCCCTCCTAACGtcatcatgtgtgtgccgtatttaacatacgtcGCAACAGGCCGATAattaggaaactagcatcaacattttttacattactttttcatttgcagcattagcataaaaaatgttgacgctaatcctgcaaagcccatttaaaacaatggtgtgcccccttttaaagcttgcgctgtgcaggcgttaaaaatacagcaaaaaatacaGCTTCATTTTCTTCAgaacccctaatgggggaatgtcccccttgcatacattatgcctggcacacgcgtaatgtggcacaaggggttacaaagtggcacaatgaatgcatttcgccactttgtaaatctggcactgcaattttggccttgttgggacatattagcataaaagaaatgacgctagtgtggcgcaaggaggcgctgggccctcctaaatcagggccatagttcctCAGTGGCTGCAGTAGGTTGTGAAATCACACCAGATGGGGGAAAGAACTTGCCCTTCAAAGATTTTGACCTGCATTGCCTAAATTCTCTGTGTGGATTAGTAAAAACAGAGGTGTCACTGATCAAGCAAGCCTAATCCAAGCAGGGAATTAAAAATTTAGTTCCACCCTTCACATTTTTGTGGGATTAAATGTCCCACATTAAAAAACACTAGAATTATctagtcattttctttttttccaatgCAATTTATGGCACCCTTAGCAAGAGGGTATCTTGTTCCCTCTTTCCTGTTCTCTGATAGTGCTAAAGTGCCACATGATACATTGCTATACATATGGGTAATTATAGAACACATGGCCTACCCGGGAGTGTATCCTGGTGCTGGTAAGCATGTGCTGAGTAAACTGTGTCTAGGAGAAGAACCAGGTGTTtagtttcttgcagaactcaagtatTGAGGAGAATGTCGCCTAAAGTAACAAAGTAACATGTGCTTCTATTCCACCTGAAATGTgacagtgaaaaacaagatggaaaAAGATGGAAACAATAAAATGATTGGATGATTTGGGGATTTTGTTTGTGGGCTGCTTAATGCCTCATAACTGTTTGGGTGAACTTCCTCTTGGAAGAGTGAAAACATTTCTTTTACATGAACTATAAGTGACATATAAAACAGGAATTGCATTACATTTCTGCCTTATGAAACGTCACCCCTTTAGCAATGAGAATTATTTTTTCCCATCATAAACAATTGAAATTACTCTCACCTTCCAAACACACATACTTACTCGGAGCATTGGATTCAATACACCTGATACAGTGGGGAGGCCCACTCAATCTTCTTCATTTATCATATACTACAGTACCTTCTCACTCAAGCACACACTCACTCCTAGTAAGTCGCTTTACTATGGTTTGAAGGTGGAGATGACCTTTAGCCTAACTATGACTCCTGAATGAAGGACAGGAGACACTGAGGGGGGGCTGATGACTAGGTTACTAAAGCTGTTCATCTCAGTGTAGGACTGTTGGGGCCAGAGAGGTCAGGATGGTCACATGACCAAAAAGTACCACTAATACAATGTTCAAATAGTGTACAGACAGCGACATTAGGATGCCTCCATGAGAAACATGAATCGCCATTAGAATGTTTACTTGAGTATCtactgattttatttttatatCCATATTTTGCACATGCGGCAAATAGAACAGTCTGCAAATGCGCATGCACCAACTATAAagttcacacaaagcacattccccATCAGGAGAACCTTCTCACAAGGTACTTGCAACACTGTTTGAACATTCTAACGCAGTTCATGCGTCAACTAGAATATTTACGCCCTGGATTCGATTTAGAGAGTTATTTGCCTACCTGAGTTTAATTTAGATACAAAAATCAATGAATTGCAGAGGACAAAATCTAATTCCTGATTTTAAAAAAGAGCACAGAATTCCATACTTTATCCACCATGTCCACGGTCTTCTCTGCCATTTTATATACCATTTGTTCTCTTCGCCAGACATCCTACCCGCATTCCATTGTTGACCTCTTCATTTAATTTCTTGTTTCAGCCCCAGAGCCAGTGAGAAGCCGAGTTGTAAAGACCATCGTCCAGGAAGTGATTGGCGGCAGAGTTGTCTCACAAGAGGAGAAACTAAGTGAACAGAAAATATAGCCAGAAGCTGATACTGTCCTTATGAAACCGCTAATCTACCGGGAAACCTTCATCAAGATGCATAACTCGGGAGGAGGAACACCTTCTATAATCCTACCTCTCCCGCTCTTCTGATTTTCCTACGGCTTTTTCGTTTcaccaaacatacctgcacaatgttCTGGACAATTTCATGCACTGAGCAACACACCACCCACCGAGCCTACAAGCAAACGAGGGGACACCCAAAATGAATGAGAGACACCTACGAAAACGAGAGGGCGCCCAATATGTCCGTCACGGCGGTAATACACAGTGAATAATTGGTTACCAACATTTTAAAACTTGGACCTATGTAGAGCATTTTAAATGTCATATCCGTTGTGACTTTACTTCTGAAGACTCCGCAAAGTGCCACCTCGGCAGGGGCACCGGATCGGAATTGGGACTATTCACTCTGCCAACGCTCTTTCTTTGGAATTTATCTCAGTTTCTTTGCCTTTCTTTACCAGAAAATATAAATCTCTGGTTCTGTGCCATTACTATTaaataaactatttttttaatgctaaataaAATGGTGTATTTACTGGTCCCAAATGTGTAGAAAACACCTCCTCACTTTAGCTATTTACATATCTAGAAActattatttaattgtattttctgGAAGTTAGTTCGCAAGGTAGTCACATTCGGACTCCAAATGTTTTGTGCAGGAGGACATTTATTGGGACAGGATTGCATACACATTGTAACATTTAACCAAATAACATTTCTTGAAGCCTTAAACCTACTGCAATCTTAAACGTATTGAACCTGTACCCTCTTTGTCTTTCCACCAGTCTCTTCTCCATCCAGCTTTATGCATTCCTTGCACCTTGCTCTCAGTCACTTTGTCCCATCGTTTATGTTTTAATCGCTTCCTTACCCAAATGAACTCCAAACTCTACCTCTTTCTCCTGCTCTGGGAATCCTACCCAAACCTATTAATCCAGCTGTACTTCATTCTTGCCCCAATGGGTGGAtctgcctgcatctgactctctatCCCCCTACTACCGCCCCATCACCCTGCAACCTATcctaccatggcatcccccagctaCCCTGTCCAGTAACTAAAAAACTGccaggtgggtgggtggtcagccCTTAATTGCTGCTGCTGTCCCAGGCCCGTAACGGAGTCGGAAAGGGTTGTCACTTCTCTTTCTGACTCCTTATGTGCATGTGCCCCCTCCTCACTCCCTCTTCCCACAAACCCCACCAATCCCAtcctcctccttccctttcttcacaaacTTGCCGGGTCTAGCTTCCACTGGGATCCGCCATTGGTATCCAAAGTAGTACTGAATTCAGTACTGAATTCCCAAATTTTCACTCCCTCGTGTTCTGGAGTTCGGCGGTTACTGCAGTATCTCAGAGTTATGATGTatatgtattaatatatatatatatatatcataactcTGAGATACTGCAGTAACCGCCGAACTCCAGAACACGAGGGAGTGAAAATTTGGGAATTCAGTACTGAATTCAGTACtactttggaatatatatatatatatattattattattttttccaaacCAAACAATTGTAAACAATTGCAGaccgttgcactccaggagagttattTGCTTTATTGAACTAATGTACAACACCA encodes:
- the LOC138299388 gene encoding keratin, type I cytoskeletal 12-like; this encodes MSFIQHSAGSTWVSVTGGGASFGGFQGSVGAAQEGYCGGFGAGGLVGGPAVGFGIVAGVGQLSNEGLLSAGEKETMQNLNDRLASYLDKVKQLESANLELENKIKEWYAKHRPPTAHDYSKYYAIIAELKKKIIAVSMEKASIVLQIDNARLAAEDLKLKYENELFLRQSVEADINGLRKVLDELTVAKCDLEAEVESLTEELACLKRNHEEELKGVLRAEGQLSVKMNAAPGINLLKLLSNMRCQYEEMAEKNRQDAEAKFLEASIAIKQDISAGAEEVQTSKREVYDLKRSLQAFEIDLQAALAMKISLEANLAETEGSYCLQLAHLQEKVSHLEEEVAGIKEEMENNMAEYEQLLDIKSRLEREIETYRCLLEGQGSVEKKTKSYGSQSSKAPEPVRSRVVKTIVQEVIGGRVVSQEEKLSEQKI